One part of the Streptomyces lienomycini genome encodes these proteins:
- the hemG gene encoding protoporphyrinogen oxidase: MSASETPAGEFPADGGQGHVVVVGAGIAGLAAAHRLLERGTRVTVLEASGRVGGKLLPGEIAGVRVDLGAESMLARRPEAVGLARAAGLADRLQPPSTATASLWTRGVLRPMPKGHVMGVPGTAAALSGVLSEEGLARIGRDAELPPTEVGDDVAVGEYVAARLGREVVDRLVEPLLGGVYAGDAYRISLRSAVPQLFEAARTHTSLTEAVRTLQGRTATSPPSGPVFMGIEGGIGTLPPAVAESVRARGGEIVTHAPVTELRRTACDGWRIVAGDRTLHADAVVVAVPAGPAAALLRAEAPAAAAELSAVEYASMALITLAYRRSDAAALPEGSGFLVPPVDGHTIKASTFASRKWGWIADEDPDLVVLRTSVGRYGDTEILGRDDEGLVDVSRHDLAQATGLIAAPVATRVTRWHDGLPQYPVGHHARVARVREHVARLPGLAVCGAAYDGVGIPASIASAYAAADLIHADPRGVQELTGHPVESRHGGAGE; this comes from the coding sequence ATGAGCGCGAGTGAGACCCCGGCGGGCGAGTTCCCCGCGGACGGGGGACAGGGACATGTCGTTGTCGTGGGAGCCGGCATCGCCGGACTGGCCGCCGCCCACCGGCTGCTGGAGCGCGGCACCCGGGTGACCGTGCTGGAGGCGTCCGGCCGCGTCGGCGGCAAACTGCTGCCCGGCGAGATCGCCGGAGTGCGCGTCGACCTCGGCGCCGAGTCGATGCTGGCCCGCCGCCCCGAGGCCGTCGGTCTGGCCCGCGCGGCCGGACTCGCCGACCGCCTCCAGCCGCCGTCCACCGCGACGGCCTCCCTGTGGACCCGCGGCGTCCTGCGCCCCATGCCCAAGGGCCACGTCATGGGCGTCCCCGGCACCGCCGCCGCCCTGTCCGGCGTCCTCTCCGAGGAGGGCCTCGCCCGCATCGGGCGCGACGCCGAACTGCCTCCCACCGAGGTCGGCGACGACGTGGCCGTGGGCGAGTACGTCGCCGCGCGTCTGGGCCGCGAGGTCGTCGACCGGCTCGTCGAGCCCCTGCTGGGCGGCGTCTACGCGGGCGACGCCTACCGCATCTCCCTGCGCTCCGCCGTGCCCCAGCTCTTCGAGGCCGCCCGCACCCACACCTCGCTCACCGAGGCGGTCCGCACGCTCCAGGGCCGCACCGCCACCTCCCCGCCGAGCGGCCCGGTGTTCATGGGCATCGAGGGCGGCATCGGCACCCTCCCGCCCGCCGTCGCCGAGTCGGTGCGCGCGCGGGGCGGCGAGATCGTCACGCACGCGCCCGTCACCGAGCTGCGCCGCACGGCCTGCGACGGCTGGCGGATCGTCGCCGGCGACCGGACCCTGCACGCCGACGCGGTCGTCGTCGCCGTCCCCGCCGGTCCCGCCGCCGCACTGCTGCGCGCCGAGGCGCCCGCCGCCGCGGCCGAGCTGTCCGCGGTGGAGTACGCCTCGATGGCCCTGATCACCCTCGCCTACCGCCGCTCCGACGCCGCCGCCCTCCCCGAGGGCAGCGGCTTCCTGGTGCCGCCGGTCGACGGGCACACCATCAAGGCGTCCACCTTCGCCTCCCGCAAGTGGGGCTGGATCGCCGACGAGGACCCGGACCTGGTCGTCCTGCGCACCTCGGTGGGCCGGTACGGGGACACGGAGATCCTCGGCCGCGACGACGAGGGCCTCGTCGACGTCTCCCGGCACGACCTGGCGCAGGCCACCGGCCTGATCGCCGCCCCCGTCGCCACCCGCGTCACCCGCTGGCACGACGGCCTGCCGCAGTACCCCGTCGGCCACCACGCGCGCGTGGCCCGCGTCCGCGAGCACGTCGCGAGACTCCCCGGCCTCGCGGTGTGCGGCGCGGCCTACGACGGCGTCGGCATCCCGGCGAGCATCGCGAGCGCGTACGCCGCCGCCGACCTGATCCACGCAGACCCGCGAGGTGTGCAGGAACTCACCGGCCACCCGGTGGAGAGCCGCCACGGCGGAGCGGGAGAATAA
- a CDS encoding FAD-dependent oxidoreductase: protein MNMSAGDGKRERLVVVGGDAAGMSAASQARRLKGPDELEIVAFERGHFSSFSACGIPYWVGGDVTDRDQLIARTPEEHRARDIDLRMRTEVTEIDVAGGRVRARDVDSGTESWTSYDKLVIGTGARPIRPDLPGVDAPGVHGVQTLDDGQALLDTLAGTRGRRAVVVGAGYIGVEMAEALINRGYEVTVVNRGREPMSTLDPDMGRMVREAMEGLGVTMVNGAEVTKVLTGEDGRVRAVATQDAEFPADVVVLGIGVRPETGLAEAAGLPLGAHGGLLTDLGMRVRGHENIWAGGDCVEVLDLVSGQERHIPLGTHANKHGQVVGTNVGGGYATFPGVVGTAVSKVCDLEIARTGLRERDALRAGLRFVTATVESTSRAGYYPGASPMTVKMLAERRTGRLLGVQIVGREGAGKRVDIAAVALTAGMTVEQMTALDLGYAPPFSPVWDPVLVAARKATGAVRRQG from the coding sequence ATGAACATGAGTGCTGGGGACGGGAAGAGAGAGCGGCTGGTCGTGGTCGGCGGGGACGCCGCGGGAATGTCCGCGGCGTCCCAGGCGCGTCGGTTGAAGGGCCCGGACGAGCTGGAGATCGTGGCGTTCGAACGCGGTCACTTCAGTTCGTTCTCGGCGTGCGGCATCCCGTACTGGGTCGGCGGCGACGTGACCGACCGGGACCAGTTGATCGCGCGCACGCCCGAGGAGCACCGCGCCCGCGACATCGACCTCAGGATGCGCACCGAGGTCACGGAGATCGACGTGGCCGGGGGCCGGGTCCGCGCGCGCGACGTCGATTCCGGGACGGAGTCCTGGACGTCGTACGACAAGCTGGTGATCGGGACCGGGGCGCGGCCGATCCGGCCGGATCTGCCCGGCGTCGACGCGCCCGGCGTGCACGGGGTGCAGACGCTGGACGACGGGCAGGCGCTGCTCGACACGCTGGCAGGCACGCGGGGCCGTCGCGCGGTGGTCGTCGGCGCGGGCTACATCGGTGTGGAGATGGCCGAGGCGCTGATCAACCGCGGCTACGAGGTGACGGTCGTCAACCGCGGCCGGGAGCCGATGTCGACCCTGGACCCGGACATGGGCCGCATGGTGCGCGAGGCGATGGAGGGCCTCGGCGTCACCATGGTGAACGGTGCCGAGGTCACCAAGGTGCTGACCGGGGAGGACGGCCGGGTCCGTGCGGTGGCCACGCAGGACGCCGAGTTCCCGGCGGACGTGGTGGTGCTCGGCATCGGCGTGCGGCCCGAGACCGGGCTCGCCGAGGCCGCGGGGCTGCCGCTCGGCGCCCACGGCGGGCTGCTGACCGACCTGGGCATGCGGGTGCGCGGCCACGAGAACATCTGGGCGGGCGGCGACTGCGTGGAGGTGCTCGACCTGGTCTCGGGCCAGGAGCGGCACATCCCGCTCGGTACGCACGCCAACAAGCACGGGCAGGTCGTCGGCACCAACGTCGGCGGCGGCTACGCCACCTTCCCCGGTGTGGTCGGCACGGCGGTCAGCAAGGTCTGCGACCTGGAGATCGCGCGGACGGGCCTGCGGGAGCGGGACGCGCTGCGGGCGGGGCTGCGGTTCGTGACGGCGACCGTCGAGTCCACCAGCCGCGCGGGCTACTACCCGGGCGCCTCCCCCATGACGGTGAAGATGCTCGCCGAGCGGCGCACCGGGCGGCTGCTCGGCGTCCAGATCGTGGGCCGCGAGGGTGCGGGCAAGCGGGTCGACATCGCCGCGGTGGCCCTCACCGCCGGGATGACGGTGGAGCAGATGACCGCCCTCGACCTCGGGTACGCGCCGCCCTTCTCGCCGGTGTGGGACCCGGTGCTGGTGGCGGCCCGCAAGGCGACGGGGGCGGTGCGGCGGCAGGGCTGA
- a CDS encoding type III PLP-dependent enzyme: protein MSAVTGADLSEPLAAALAAATDDRLVYDLAGIEDRHDTLRRELPGVQVRFAMKACPVDEVLAALARRGAGVDAASPGEVEQALRAGVPVGRAHYGNTVKSDRDIADAYRLGIRTFATDSVQDVAALAVHAPGARVFCRVATGGAGAVWGLSNKFGCPPADAVRVLAAARDAGLVPAGLSVHVGSQQMTGEAWHGAVEDLGEVLRALGRRGIRVDHVNLGGGLPALGYRDRRGNPLDPPLDKIFAVIREGMDELRRIHGGPLEFVIEPGRHLVADHGAIRAHVARLTERRTADGTSQHWLYLSCGKFNGLYEMDALQYRLVFPGHTDGPRVPAVVAGPTCDSDDAYSHEEGLVPVPKALASGDPVWVLSCGAYATSYTTRGFNGFAPLPYTWAGRPDGTGADG, encoded by the coding sequence GTGAGCGCGGTGACGGGCGCGGACCTCAGCGAGCCCCTGGCCGCCGCCCTCGCCGCCGCCACCGACGACCGGCTCGTGTACGACCTGGCCGGCATCGAGGACCGCCACGACACACTGCGCCGCGAACTGCCCGGCGTCCAGGTGCGGTTCGCGATGAAGGCCTGCCCGGTCGACGAGGTCCTCGCGGCCCTGGCACGCCGGGGCGCCGGTGTCGACGCGGCGAGCCCCGGCGAGGTGGAACAGGCGCTGCGGGCCGGGGTGCCGGTGGGGCGCGCGCACTACGGCAACACCGTCAAGTCCGACCGGGACATCGCCGACGCGTACCGGCTCGGCATCCGCACCTTCGCCACCGACAGCGTCCAGGACGTGGCCGCCCTCGCCGTCCACGCACCCGGCGCCCGCGTGTTCTGCCGGGTGGCGACCGGCGGGGCCGGCGCGGTGTGGGGGCTGAGCAACAAGTTCGGCTGCCCGCCCGCCGACGCCGTCCGCGTGCTGGCGGCGGCCCGGGACGCCGGGCTGGTGCCGGCGGGCCTGTCCGTGCACGTCGGCTCCCAGCAGATGACGGGCGAGGCGTGGCACGGCGCCGTCGAGGACCTGGGCGAGGTCCTGCGCGCACTCGGCCGGCGCGGCATCCGCGTCGACCACGTCAACCTCGGCGGCGGCCTGCCCGCGCTCGGCTACCGCGACCGGCGCGGCAACCCCCTCGACCCACCGCTGGACAAGATCTTCGCGGTGATCCGGGAGGGCATGGACGAACTGCGCCGGATCCACGGCGGGCCCCTGGAGTTCGTCATCGAACCCGGACGGCACCTCGTCGCCGACCACGGGGCGATCCGCGCCCACGTCGCCCGCCTCACCGAGCGCCGCACGGCCGACGGCACGTCGCAGCACTGGCTGTACCTGAGCTGCGGCAAGTTCAACGGACTGTACGAGATGGACGCCCTGCAGTACCGGCTGGTCTTCCCGGGCCACACCGACGGCCCGCGGGTCCCCGCGGTCGTCGCCGGACCCACCTGCGACAGCGACGACGCCTACTCCCACGAGGAGGGCCTGGTCCCGGTGCCGAAGGCGCTGGCCTCGGGCGACCCGGTCTGGGTGCTGTCCTGCGGCGCCTACGCGACCAGCTACACGACCCGGGGCTTCAACGGCTTCGCGCCACTCCCGTACACCTGGGCGGGCCGCCCGGACGGGACCGGCGCCGATGGCTGA
- a CDS encoding DUF6271 family protein, translating into MRSICLTLPTNRPCPDTITALGEEAAYAADHFDIDVHLLVLDSCPPPDHAAHAAALRRLPAHPRITAHHLDEAAQRDFLTRVTARSGSAKPELLLDLMLPDGLSYGACTNRAFLIAAALGCDSVHRRDSDSRYQHLDGRTVFPVHHELRTLGARAADAARHVTESDLPDSLGERRVAMVGSSFVGELSVDIAQIRDADPGVYRDVVSLWAPEHWSADQKRELVEESFTGAGTEPFSRDHALLTVVDPMRVDMCNIAFHGPTVSERVPLPPARDTIGSDYFLIHLVHDARLPGVLHNRNIVNYYTGERRTGPGFLAYQTRFAKFLLSMLYFHFVYDRMTEAGDALLDEHGRARPAVVAALARESTGLDTAENTRRLDALDTAYRRLGGAYADVADHLAGSRARLLDEARGDMADFALLTEAWEAMVTAAKATPVTPAAERSR; encoded by the coding sequence ATGCGCAGCATCTGCCTGACCCTTCCCACCAACCGGCCCTGCCCGGACACGATCACGGCGCTCGGCGAGGAAGCCGCCTACGCCGCCGACCACTTCGACATCGATGTCCACCTCCTGGTCCTCGACTCCTGCCCGCCCCCGGACCACGCCGCCCACGCCGCCGCCTTACGGCGCCTGCCGGCCCACCCCCGGATCACGGCGCACCACCTCGACGAGGCCGCCCAGCGCGACTTCCTCACCCGGGTGACGGCACGCTCGGGCAGCGCCAAGCCCGAGCTGCTGCTCGACCTGATGCTCCCCGACGGACTGTCCTACGGCGCCTGCACCAACCGCGCCTTCCTCATCGCGGCCGCCCTCGGCTGCGACTCCGTCCACCGCAGGGACTCCGACAGCCGCTACCAGCACCTGGACGGCCGTACGGTCTTCCCCGTCCACCACGAGCTGCGCACCCTCGGCGCACGCGCCGCCGACGCCGCCCGGCACGTCACCGAGTCGGACCTGCCGGACTCCCTGGGGGAGCGGCGGGTCGCCATGGTGGGCAGCTCCTTCGTGGGCGAACTCTCCGTCGACATCGCGCAGATACGGGACGCCGACCCCGGTGTCTACCGCGACGTCGTCTCCCTCTGGGCCCCCGAGCACTGGTCCGCCGACCAGAAGCGCGAGCTGGTCGAGGAGTCCTTCACGGGCGCGGGCACCGAACCCTTCTCCCGCGACCACGCCCTGCTGACGGTGGTCGACCCGATGCGCGTCGACATGTGCAACATCGCCTTCCACGGCCCGACGGTGAGCGAACGCGTACCGCTGCCGCCCGCCCGGGACACCATCGGCAGCGACTACTTCCTGATCCACCTGGTGCACGACGCCCGGCTGCCCGGCGTGCTCCACAACCGCAACATCGTCAACTACTACACCGGCGAACGCAGGACGGGACCCGGCTTCCTCGCCTACCAGACCCGCTTCGCCAAGTTCCTGCTGTCGATGCTCTACTTCCACTTCGTCTACGACCGCATGACCGAAGCCGGTGACGCGCTGCTGGACGAGCACGGCCGGGCCCGCCCCGCCGTCGTCGCCGCCCTGGCCCGCGAGAGCACCGGCCTCGACACCGCGGAGAACACCCGCCGGCTCGACGCCCTCGACACCGCCTACCGCCGGCTCGGCGGCGCCTACGCCGACGTCGCCGACCACCTGGCCGGGAGCCGTGCCCGCCTCCTCGACGAGGCACGCGGCGACATGGCGGACTTCGCCCTGCTGACCGAGGCGTGGGAGGCGATGGTGACCGCCGCCAAGGCCACCCCCGTCACCCCGGCCGCGGAGCGGTCCCGGTGA
- a CDS encoding DUF4349 domain-containing protein — translation MRAGRSTTRGAAVRRSAPPARALAGLLLVTALALTGCSASDAGSDAGGDAKAAAPQQDSRAAGSQADGRAGAAGEGQADGTGSSAPPKLAPAHIIRTVSLSVQVKDTARALDAARTATENAGGYVGDESTTRDAEGHERTEVTLRVPVERYEDVLDDLEGAGKLLSRDAKAEDVTDQVVDVDSRVKSQRASVARVRELMDRATRLSDVVDLEGELSSRQAELEALLARQAALKDRTSLATVTLSLSQTPVKHAEEKKDEDPGFLDALAGGWDAFVAMLRWVAVVLGAVLPFAAVAALLALLWLRVVRPRLPRRAAAAPVSPTPPGAAPAPLPRARPVPEAGQREAPHGDEPGAGE, via the coding sequence ATGCGGGCAGGACGATCCACGACACGAGGAGCGGCGGTACGGCGGTCGGCGCCGCCCGCCCGCGCCCTGGCCGGCCTGCTGCTGGTCACGGCGCTCGCCCTCACCGGGTGCAGCGCGTCGGACGCCGGCTCCGACGCGGGCGGCGACGCCAAGGCCGCCGCGCCGCAGCAGGACTCGCGGGCGGCGGGCTCGCAGGCCGACGGCAGGGCCGGCGCGGCCGGTGAGGGGCAGGCCGACGGCACCGGGTCGAGCGCGCCGCCGAAGCTCGCCCCGGCCCACATCATCCGCACGGTCTCCCTGAGCGTTCAGGTCAAGGACACGGCCAGGGCGCTCGACGCGGCGCGTACCGCGACCGAGAACGCCGGCGGCTACGTCGGCGACGAGAGCACCACCCGGGACGCGGAGGGCCATGAGCGGACCGAGGTGACGCTGCGCGTGCCCGTGGAACGCTACGAGGACGTCCTCGACGACCTGGAGGGCGCCGGGAAGCTGCTCAGCCGCGACGCCAAGGCCGAGGACGTCACCGACCAGGTGGTGGACGTGGACAGCCGCGTGAAGTCGCAGCGCGCGAGCGTGGCCCGCGTCCGGGAGCTGATGGACCGGGCGACGCGGCTGAGCGACGTGGTGGACCTGGAGGGCGAGTTGAGCTCCCGGCAGGCGGAGCTGGAGGCGCTGCTCGCCCGGCAGGCGGCCCTGAAGGACCGCACCAGCCTGGCCACCGTCACCCTCTCCCTGTCCCAGACGCCGGTGAAGCACGCCGAGGAGAAGAAGGACGAGGATCCCGGCTTCCTGGACGCGCTGGCCGGCGGCTGGGACGCCTTCGTGGCGATGCTGCGCTGGGTGGCCGTGGTGCTCGGCGCCGTGCTGCCCTTCGCCGCGGTGGCCGCGCTGCTCGCGCTGCTGTGGCTGCGGGTCGTACGCCCCCGGCTGCCGCGCCGTGCGGCAGCCGCGCCGGTGTCCCCGACGCCGCCGGGGGCCGCGCCGGCTCCGCTGCCCCGGGCCCGGCCGGTGCCCGAAGCCGGGCAGCGGGAGGCGCCGCACGGCGACGAACCCGGCGCGGGCGAGTGA
- the hemQ gene encoding hydrogen peroxide-dependent heme synthase, translating to MSDDATTPADRIPNKGKLAKDLNEVIRYTLWSVFKLKDALPEDRAGYADEVQELFDQLAAKDVTVRGTYDVSGLRADADLMIWWHAETADQLQEAYNLFRRTRLGRALEPVWSNMALHRPAEFNRSHIPAFLADEQPRNYVSVYPFVRSYDWYLLPDEDRRRMLADHGKMARGFPDVRANTVPAFSLGDYEWVLAFEADELHRIVDLMRHLRGSEARMHVREEIPFYTGRRKDVAELVAGLA from the coding sequence ATGAGTGACGACGCCACCACCCCCGCCGACCGGATCCCCAACAAGGGCAAGCTGGCCAAGGACCTCAACGAGGTCATCCGCTACACCCTCTGGTCCGTCTTCAAGCTCAAGGACGCGCTGCCCGAGGACCGCGCGGGCTACGCCGACGAGGTCCAGGAGCTGTTCGACCAGCTCGCCGCCAAGGACGTGACCGTCCGCGGCACCTACGACGTGTCCGGTCTGCGCGCCGACGCCGACCTCATGATCTGGTGGCACGCCGAGACCGCCGACCAGCTCCAGGAGGCGTACAACCTCTTCCGCCGCACCAGGCTGGGCCGTGCGCTGGAGCCGGTGTGGTCGAACATGGCGCTGCACCGCCCCGCCGAGTTCAACCGCTCGCACATCCCGGCCTTCCTCGCCGACGAGCAGCCCCGGAACTACGTCAGCGTCTACCCGTTCGTACGCTCGTACGACTGGTACCTGCTGCCCGACGAGGACCGCCGCCGCATGCTCGCCGACCACGGCAAGATGGCCCGCGGCTTCCCGGACGTCCGCGCCAACACGGTGCCCGCGTTCTCCCTCGGCGACTACGAGTGGGTCCTCGCCTTCGAGGCCGACGAACTGCACCGCATCGTCGACCTCATGCGCCACCTGCGCGGCTCCGAGGCCCGCATGCACGTCCGCGAGGAGATCCCGTTCTACACCGGGCGCCGCAAGGACGTCGCGGAGCTGGTGGCCGGGCTGGCCTAG
- a CDS encoding MFS transporter — MSRLHDPFLRGQLAISALFLSLGFQYATWAARIPAIKSDLDLSAGEVGVLLMAAGVGSAVAFPAVAYLMRRLGSRRLALLSQLGLALALPALSAAPNYPVALLVMCADGVLVGCLNVAMNAQGAALETRYARNTMAKLHATFSAGSLLAALLASGATAATDSVTAHFGVAVVLLALLNLTARTGLLGEDTPAEAAAPEPTHRRALPSRLTLWMCSAMVFGTVAEGAMNDWSALYLEDVAKASAHLAPLGIAVVSGMMVVARLFADGWRARWGDGRVVLLGSVVAGTGLAAALVSGGVAPALGGFACMGLGIAAVTPCVYAAAARQGSDALTLVAAMGTTGLLAGPPLIGFIAGASSLAWGMGAVAASAGAVALCGTRIRWTPAPVAPSEATPA; from the coding sequence GTGTCCCGCCTCCACGACCCCTTCCTGCGCGGCCAGTTGGCGATCTCCGCGCTCTTCCTCTCCCTGGGCTTCCAGTACGCCACCTGGGCGGCCCGGATCCCGGCCATCAAGTCCGACCTGGACCTGAGCGCGGGCGAGGTGGGCGTGCTCCTGATGGCCGCGGGGGTCGGGTCGGCGGTGGCGTTCCCCGCGGTGGCCTACCTGATGCGCCGCCTGGGCTCGCGCCGCCTGGCCCTGCTCTCCCAACTCGGCCTGGCGCTCGCGCTGCCCGCCCTCTCGGCGGCCCCCAACTACCCGGTGGCCCTGCTGGTCATGTGCGCCGACGGCGTCCTGGTCGGCTGCCTCAACGTCGCCATGAACGCCCAGGGCGCGGCCCTGGAGACACGGTACGCACGCAACACGATGGCGAAGCTGCACGCCACGTTCAGCGCCGGATCGCTGCTCGCGGCCCTCCTCGCCTCCGGGGCGACCGCGGCGACCGACTCGGTCACCGCCCACTTCGGCGTCGCCGTCGTCCTCCTGGCCCTCCTGAACCTGACGGCCCGCACGGGCCTGCTCGGCGAGGACACCCCGGCCGAGGCCGCCGCCCCGGAACCGACCCACCGCCGCGCCCTCCCCTCCCGCCTGACCCTGTGGATGTGCTCCGCCATGGTCTTCGGCACGGTCGCCGAGGGTGCCATGAACGACTGGTCCGCCCTCTACCTCGAGGACGTCGCGAAGGCGTCGGCACACCTCGCGCCGCTCGGCATCGCCGTGGTGTCCGGAATGATGGTCGTCGCCCGCCTCTTCGCCGACGGCTGGCGTGCCCGCTGGGGCGACGGACGCGTCGTGCTCCTGGGCAGCGTCGTGGCCGGTACGGGTCTCGCCGCCGCCCTCGTCAGCGGCGGCGTCGCACCGGCACTCGGGGGCTTCGCCTGCATGGGCCTGGGCATCGCCGCCGTGACTCCCTGCGTCTACGCCGCCGCCGCCCGCCAGGGCTCGGACGCGCTGACCCTGGTCGCCGCCATGGGCACCACCGGCCTGCTGGCCGGCCCGCCCCTCATCGGCTTCATCGCCGGCGCCAGCAGCCTGGCCTGGGGCATGGGCGCCGTGGCCGCCTCGGCCGGCGCGGTCGCGCTGTGCGGCACCCGCATCCGCTGGACCCCGGCCCCCGTCGCGCCGAGCGAGGCGACCCCGGCCTGA
- a CDS encoding rhomboid family intramembrane serine protease — translation MVIPVHDVNPARRTPWVTYALILANVLVFLFTPGTTGSATGDGSLAQMCDLQAFLDHWAAVPQELLHHRMPHLVPTGATGVGPRGPGCVVAPPGYDKSPELSVLTAMFLHGGWLHLLGNMLFLWIFGNNVEDRMGHLRFLLFYGVCGYAATYGFALLDADSGAPLIGASGAIAGVLGAYLVLYPRARVWVLVPFLIFLPLRLPAWLVLGFWFGLQAVYSSGGAVSDAGTVAYVAHVVGFVVGMLIAWPLRRGTPPPPEPRGLLFGRRARPGW, via the coding sequence GTGGTCATCCCCGTCCATGACGTGAACCCCGCGCGCCGCACCCCGTGGGTGACGTACGCCCTGATCCTCGCGAACGTGCTGGTGTTCCTGTTCACCCCCGGCACGACCGGGTCGGCGACGGGCGACGGCAGCCTCGCGCAGATGTGCGACCTCCAGGCCTTCCTGGACCACTGGGCGGCGGTGCCGCAGGAACTGCTCCACCACCGGATGCCGCACCTGGTGCCGACGGGCGCCACCGGGGTCGGCCCGCGGGGGCCGGGCTGCGTGGTGGCGCCGCCCGGCTACGACAAGTCGCCGGAGCTGAGCGTCCTGACGGCGATGTTCCTGCACGGCGGCTGGCTGCACCTGCTGGGCAACATGCTGTTCCTGTGGATCTTCGGCAACAACGTCGAGGACCGCATGGGCCACCTGCGCTTCCTGCTCTTCTACGGCGTCTGCGGCTACGCGGCGACCTACGGTTTCGCCCTTCTCGACGCCGACTCGGGCGCCCCGCTGATCGGCGCGTCGGGCGCGATCGCCGGGGTGCTCGGCGCCTATCTGGTGCTGTATCCGAGGGCCCGCGTCTGGGTGCTGGTCCCCTTCCTGATCTTCCTGCCGCTGCGGTTGCCGGCCTGGCTCGTGCTGGGTTTCTGGTTCGGGCTCCAGGCGGTGTACTCGTCCGGCGGCGCCGTCTCGGACGCGGGCACGGTGGCGTACGTGGCCCACGTCGTCGGCTTCGTCGTCGGCATGCTGATCGCCTGGCCGCTGCGGCGCGGCACCCCGCCCCCGCCGGAGCCGCGCGGGCTGCTGTTCGGGCGGCGGGCGCGGCCGGGGTGGTGA
- a CDS encoding GNAT family N-acetyltransferase: MAETVRVRPLADADWDAVVTLERDAYTGLGLSEGRAALQSRAAASPDTCFVVDVGPRTAGYLLALPYPPRSYPDLTRTEHTGPRALPAERWGNLHLHDIVVAPGLRRRGLARHLLHHLTGTARARGDERISLVAVGGTDRFWSARGFVAQPGVVPAGAYGGRAVYMSKPVPAHPSPPVTLREVS, translated from the coding sequence ATGGCTGAGACCGTGCGCGTACGCCCGCTCGCCGACGCGGACTGGGACGCCGTCGTGACCCTGGAACGGGACGCCTACACCGGCCTCGGCCTGTCGGAGGGCCGGGCCGCGCTGCAGTCGAGGGCGGCGGCGTCGCCGGACACCTGCTTCGTCGTGGACGTCGGCCCCCGCACCGCCGGCTACCTCCTCGCCCTGCCCTACCCGCCACGCAGCTACCCGGACCTGACCCGGACGGAGCACACCGGACCGAGGGCGCTCCCGGCCGAGCGGTGGGGCAACCTCCACCTGCACGACATCGTCGTGGCACCCGGACTGCGCCGCCGGGGACTGGCCCGGCACCTCCTGCACCACCTCACCGGCACCGCCAGGGCCCGCGGCGACGAACGGATCTCCCTGGTCGCCGTGGGCGGCACCGACCGGTTCTGGTCGGCCCGCGGCTTCGTCGCCCAGCCCGGCGTCGTGCCCGCCGGCGCCTACGGCGGCCGGGCCGTCTACATGTCCAAGCCGGTCCCGGCCCACCCGTCCCCGCCCGTCACCCTGCGCGAAGTGAGCTGA